The sequence TTCATGATGTGAACACtcgtaaggtttttctccagtatggattatTTGGTGCATTTTCAATTCATGAGCTCTGCTAAAGGCTTTACCACACTGAACATACTGAGCTTTCATATCAGTATGTGTTATTTTGtgatctttaaaatattttagctgtgaaaaactctttccacaaaaagaacacaggtaaggcttcacatttgcatgaATATTTAGGTGTATCTTTAGATATGATTCCAATGCAAAATTTTTgccacactgagggcatgtgaatggcttctctccagtgtgaattcttatgtgaCACTGAAGATGTCCTTTCTCTGTGAAATTCTTTCCACATTGAGTGCATCtgaatggcttctctccagtgtgaattcttatgtgaTTTTTTAGgcttcctttttgtgtgaaactctttccacactgaaggcatttaaaaggcttctctccggtgtgaattctTTCATGCTTCTTAAGGTTTCCTTGGTgtgtgaaactttttccacactgagtgcatgtAAAAGTCTTTTTATTGTGTATTCTCATGTGCCGCTCAAGAACTCTGTTtagtgcaaaactctttccacactgaagacaTGTGAATGGCTTCTTTTTATTGTGTATTCTCGCGTGCCTCTCAAGAACTCTTTTtattgcaaaactctttccacactgaaggcaggtaaaaggcttctctccagtgtgaattcttatgtgaAGTTTGAGgcttcctttttgtgtgaaattcTTTCCACATTGAAGGCatttgaaaggcttctctccagtgtgaattctgtGGTGTTTCTTAAGGTTTCCTtcttgtgtgaaactctttccacactgggtgcatgtgaaaggcttctctttAGTGTGTATTCTCAGGTGCCTCTCAAGAACTGCTTTTAGTGCAAAACTccttccacactgaaggcatttgaaaggcttctctccagtgtgaattcgtAGGTGCTTCTTAAGGTTTTCTTGTTGTGTGAAATTCTTTCCACACTGggtgcatgtgaaaggcttctctccagtgtgaattcttatgtgaTAAAGAAGATTTCTTTTTTCTGCAAAATTTTTTCCACATTGAGGGCatgtaaaaggcttctctccagtgtgaacacTTTGGTGCCTCTTAAGATTTCCTTCTGctgagaaactctttccacactgtgtgcatgtaaaaggcttctctccagtgtgtatTATCATGTGCTTCTCAAGAACTCCTTTtcgtgcaaaactctttccacaccgaAGGCATTTGAATggcttctctccggtgtgaattctcatgtgacaaTCAAGATTTCCTTTCTctgtgaaacactttccacactgagggcatgtgaaaggcttctctccagtgtgaattctcaggtGCTTCTTTAGACCTTGTTTtattgcaaaactctttccacattgagggcatgtaaaatattttttggctgTTGTTCCACGAGTTCTTTTTCGTGAGAAATAATTTTCAGTCTGTGAGCAAATAAAAGATTCTTCACCAGTTATGACATTTTCAGATTTATGATACTGGTGGTATTTCTGATCCCcgtcattcagttcttgactttcctctttcacctCCACCAGGTCTAAAATGAACAAGAAATAGTGACAAATGTTAAACAAGAAATATAATTGAAATCCAATTTTATGCAATAGAAGAGGCAAAGTATCTATTTTTATATGATCTCTGATATGCTGAAGATTACTTCTGTCCACCATGTCAATCAAATAatttacagggatgcaaactcctcaccttttggagaaatttgccatttttaaaccataatcggtcacttttgtgattgtgaagagcaatgattaatgtgtaaaagtgactgatAGGACGGAGCATTGAATCCTCGACtaaactcatgtgaaatgcgctttacaatgacgaaagaacattattgaatttcaaaatgattattatttgtctattattgtggtgttttctgataaaagtcatgctcagcagtttaaatattgTAGGAAAATGATtccatagatctgctttgtgtttataattcttacactgaagtcagtagattcaTGCAAgattaataaaggagaaggtatgGACATTATtaaaactcactattattagactattattgttgtctttttggatgaaaaataatgttcagactgaaggaagactatagatatgctttgttcttttaatgaccTAGTGACATTttcagaaggggtcactgaactaatcagttaataaaattgaacaaatttgtgaaacagaagcaagcctcaacAAAATACTCTTtgttttgcagctaattctgcacaattttgCAGGTAATTTGCTATACTTAATTAGCTGGAACTTGTCCTTTTAgctaattcttaaaaaaaaaaaaaaatccccagaAAAATgtttgtggaccagtgattgtctcaactttttcgcccctcatgagtttgcatccctgtaatttctTGTgacattgcaagaacaaatcttcAAATGAGAAAATAagcaattttgtttttcattacccAATTAGCGCCCTTGCCACCggtgacctcattatacagcatACCTACGTGACTttcaatttcaaacattacaagtatacacgctactaagatggacagaaaacatggacaagttcttgaaaaggaaaaatattgatgatggttatgtgggatagtggtatgccttggtatttttatttgtaaatagtgtgccatggcagaaaaaggttgggaaacactgctttaaaggTAGCTTACCTGCTGGAGTTTACCTATAAACAAACAAGTTTGTATTAaattcattcttgaggtctaacaaacatgtggaatgcatttATGCCTCCATGAATGggacgatatttggctcgttttcctattaatgtaataaattattattaggctattatttttaaattaatattacaaatcatTTGCctgtagacacacagacacgcacttgaagaaacacactttattatattgttAAGAACAGATGACGGAAAAGCCATCTATGCGCATGTATGACACACTGTTTGTATGGAGGCATACAGTCTCGTGGAACATGCAAATGTAATCGGTGATGTAATGTAAACTCTTTCTCTGTTTCAgtcttctgaatttttttgttttgcaggAATAATATCGTCTATGAGTGCTGTAAATGAGCTCAGATATcacagctcaggaggtgctttgagttcagatTATTGTGAACGAAACTCTtcgcctatacatctgtgattaaaaaataaaataataaaaactacatTCACCtccaaccatgatttatatttcagtgataattatcatcattat comes from Xyrauchen texanus isolate HMW12.3.18 chromosome 9, RBS_HiC_50CHRs, whole genome shotgun sequence and encodes:
- the LOC127648802 gene encoding gastrula zinc finger protein XlCGF57.1-like codes for the protein MNDPKTCTVKNEDEEHIDLVEVKEESQELNDGDQKYHQYHKSENVITGEESFICSQTENYFSRKRTRGTTAKKYFTCPQCGKSFAIKQGLKKHLRIHTGEKPFTCPQCGKCFTEKGNLDCHMRIHTGEKPFKCLRCGKSFARKGVLEKHMIIHTGEKPFTCTQCGKSFSAEGNLKRHQSVHTGEKPFTCPQCGKNFAEKRNLLYHIRIHTGEKPFTCTQCGKNFTQQENLKKHLRIHTGEKPFKCLQCGRSFALKAVLERHLRIHTKEKPFTCTQCGKSFTQEGNLKKHHRIHTGEKPFKCLQCGKNFTQKGSLKLHIRIHTGEKPFTCLQCGKSFAIKRVLERHARIHNKKKPFTCLQCGKSFALNRVLERHMRIHNKKTFTCTQCGKSFTHQGNLKKHERIHTGEKPFKCLQCGKSFTQKGSLKNHIRIHTGEKPFRCTQCGKNFTEKGHLQCHIRIHTGEKPFTCPQCGKNFALESYLKIHLNIHANVKPYLCSFCGKSFSQLKYFKDHKITHTDMKAQYVQCGKAFSRAHELKMHQIIHTGEKPYECSHHETFQCQDT